The Marinifilum sp. JC120 genome window below encodes:
- a CDS encoding PqqD family protein: MKLFSKKEKTIIPQMTRGEAMACTPLKNRDIKETRAENGLIMLSYPLRLKPLFADVAKRFGMWKDGSPPIKQLELDEMGTLVWDMIDGNNSVRTIAAGFAKKYQVLPREAEVATASFLRDLGKRGLIAFSNKSTGTK; this comes from the coding sequence ATGAAATTATTCAGTAAGAAAGAAAAGACAATTATCCCGCAAATGACAAGGGGCGAAGCCATGGCCTGCACTCCCCTTAAGAACCGGGATATAAAAGAAACTCGTGCGGAAAATGGTTTAATAATGCTGTCTTATCCATTGCGGCTTAAGCCGCTTTTCGCGGACGTGGCAAAAAGATTCGGCATGTGGAAGGACGGAAGCCCGCCCATAAAACAGCTAGAACTGGATGAGATGGGAACCCTTGTCTGGGATATGATTGATGGCAATAACAGTGTCCGCACAATAGCTGCGGGTTTTGCAAAAAAATATCAGGTCCTGCCCCGTGAAGCAGAAGTGGCAACGGCTTCATTCCTGAGAGATCTAGGGAAAAGAGGGCTTATTGCTTTCAGCAACAAAAGCACCGGGACAAAATAA
- a CDS encoding MerR family transcriptional regulator: MSNQYLSLREVGRRLEIPPSTVVYYKDKYSKFLPSTGDGGRRQKYSVEVVEIFRRIREMYGMNWTTEQIETELSLKFGVLVDSIKNDQQLISGAGLESGSDMETVIKGLSSVLGKVSDMLSSQALFQTELRDLREEVSTLRSEKRKLSADTNERIMDMAMEIGSLKRDRAELFRLLRAGGGIGPDESSFPSSDYLERPLVIRNSEGDYLGVAGKGRKHFSLEDFVKLLENSVNSHRSVDLNWKEESGQWVLVIDASEGQSASQKKIVLVTEENVTPNNNTVVRIESMEINSKAVPGALLFSLFKQIRESFDR; encoded by the coding sequence ATGTCAAATCAGTACTTAAGTTTAAGGGAAGTTGGCAGGAGGTTGGAGATTCCTCCTTCAACCGTGGTGTACTATAAGGATAAGTACTCGAAATTTCTGCCATCAACAGGCGATGGCGGGCGTAGGCAGAAGTACTCTGTGGAGGTCGTTGAAATTTTCAGGAGGATACGTGAAATGTATGGAATGAATTGGACAACTGAACAAATCGAAACTGAATTAAGTCTTAAGTTCGGTGTGTTAGTTGATAGTATTAAGAATGATCAACAACTGATCAGTGGTGCAGGTCTTGAGTCTGGTTCAGATATGGAGACAGTGATTAAAGGGTTGTCTTCTGTTCTTGGTAAAGTCTCCGATATGTTGTCGAGTCAGGCTCTTTTTCAGACTGAATTGCGTGATTTAAGAGAGGAAGTCTCAACTCTTAGGAGTGAAAAGCGCAAGCTTTCTGCTGATACTAATGAGAGAATCATGGATATGGCCATGGAGATTGGTAGCTTAAAGCGTGACCGTGCGGAGCTTTTTAGGCTCTTGCGGGCTGGCGGGGGTATAGGTCCGGATGAATCGTCTTTTCCGTCTTCTGATTATCTGGAACGTCCTCTGGTTATCCGTAATTCTGAAGGTGATTACCTTGGTGTAGCCGGAAAAGGGCGTAAGCATTTTTCTCTTGAGGATTTTGTCAAGCTGCTTGAAAACAGTGTAAATTCTCATAGAAGTGTTGATCTTAACTGGAAGGAAGAGAGCGGTCAGTGGGTTTTGGTTATTGATGCTAGTGAAGGGCAGTCTGCATCACAGAAAAAAATTGTTCTTGTAACTGAAGAAAATGTTACACCCAATAATAACACTGTTGTGCGTATTGAGAGTATGGAGATTAATAGTAAGGCTGTTCCTGGTGCTCTTTTATTTAGTCTTTTTAAGCAGATACGAGAAAGTTTTGACAGATAG
- a CDS encoding HD-GYP domain-containing protein, whose product MLEKIKTTNLQEGMFVVCSANGFTSLPTELSNQTISCKADISAILQLNINEVLIDSEKSTVSNSFPQTTYSEEIFFAREAYNNALSCVQKIFHTVEQKDPLEISKYKKDISPLIDSIDRNNSAAASLTVLARADRYLYTHSLNTAILSAILGRYIGLSREAVEELSMTAMLMNIGQLWLPKQLMHKKGKLSKDEFKQIKIHTLKGCEFLSAQNSPQDIIKSVKSHHEKYDGTGYPQGLTGNEIPQFARIISICDSYDALTSDRPYREALTPNAAIKHLYSMANSSFHPRYLESFIKCVGIYPVGCFVKLSDGRYGVVVTNTPKAPLLPQVKIVFNSRFRAIHPEFVDLSKRSPQTQENNLEIIECIHPKTFKLELDRFLW is encoded by the coding sequence ATGCTAGAAAAGATCAAAACTACAAATCTTCAGGAAGGAATGTTTGTTGTGTGCTCCGCCAATGGCTTCACCAGCCTGCCCACGGAACTTTCCAACCAAACGATATCCTGCAAAGCAGATATCTCTGCCATCCTTCAGCTCAACATCAACGAAGTCCTGATAGATTCCGAAAAAAGCACCGTTTCAAACTCATTCCCCCAGACCACCTACTCAGAAGAAATATTTTTTGCCCGTGAAGCATACAATAACGCTCTCAGTTGCGTTCAGAAAATTTTTCATACAGTAGAGCAAAAAGATCCGCTTGAAATCTCCAAATACAAAAAAGATATCAGCCCCCTTATCGATTCTATAGACAGAAACAACAGTGCCGCAGCAAGCCTGACTGTGCTGGCCCGCGCAGACAGATATCTATACACTCATAGCCTGAATACAGCGATTCTCAGCGCCATCCTTGGCCGCTATATAGGCCTTTCACGGGAAGCGGTAGAAGAACTTTCCATGACAGCGATGCTGATGAACATCGGGCAACTATGGCTGCCGAAACAATTGATGCATAAAAAAGGCAAGCTTTCAAAGGATGAATTCAAACAAATAAAAATTCACACCCTGAAAGGATGTGAATTTCTTAGCGCGCAAAATTCCCCACAAGACATCATCAAGTCAGTGAAATCACACCATGAAAAATATGATGGAACCGGATACCCTCAAGGGTTGACCGGTAATGAGATACCACAATTTGCACGCATCATTTCCATCTGTGATTCATACGATGCGTTGACCTCAGACCGCCCCTACCGTGAAGCCTTGACTCCGAATGCTGCCATCAAACACCTATATTCCATGGCCAATTCATCTTTTCATCCCAGATACCTGGAGAGCTTCATTAAGTGTGTCGGGATCTACCCTGTAGGCTGTTTTGTCAAACTATCAGATGGACGCTACGGGGTTGTAGTCACCAACACTCCCAAGGCACCACTGCTGCCGCAGGTGAAGATCGTATTTAACAGCAGGTTCAGGGCCATTCATCCGGAATTTGTAGACCTGTCCAAAAGATCGCCCCAGACACAGGAAAACAATCTTGAAATTATTGAATGTATTCACCCGAAGACATTCAAATTGGAACTGGACAGATTCCTCTGGTAA
- a CDS encoding Hpt domain-containing protein has protein sequence MDVKIVERIDADLQGLVSGFIKITYNEIKDLEDALNAGDMDVVARIGHNLKGSALNYGFSQLGAIGLRIETCAALNKPDEVQVELEVLKDYVERVEVEFV, from the coding sequence ATGGATGTAAAGATTGTCGAGAGAATAGATGCAGATCTTCAGGGGCTTGTGTCAGGATTTATAAAGATAACCTACAATGAAATCAAAGACCTTGAAGATGCCTTGAATGCTGGTGACATGGATGTTGTCGCCCGTATAGGGCATAACCTTAAAGGTTCGGCTTTGAATTATGGTTTTTCTCAGTTAGGTGCCATTGGGCTCAGAATAGAAACTTGCGCAGCACTTAATAAACCGGATGAGGTTCAGGTCGAGTTGGAAGTCCTTAAAGATTATGTGGAGCGGGTTGAAGTGGAATTTGTATAG
- a CDS encoding DUF1517 domain-containing protein — protein MKLLGYLVLPLTVVCLLAIMAGDADAKRMGGGRSFGSKPSFSKNYNKPTSAATSQKQTSGTNKQQGGLARPGMGLLGGLLAGTFLGSMLGGFGGMGGGFFNILIIGLLAYLGFKFFKSRKRGADDMHRQGNYQRGPDNSQAQHNNTNNDPYARRDQNAQNAWDHLSSKPSSPQSADSSAQQGGPSVNIPAGFDEEDFLEGAKAVYTRLQKSWDKRDMADIELFASAGVLNEIKQQAQEDPGPSQTDVLMVNARLLEVKEEGGVTHVTVYYDVLLREDPAQSQPSQAREVWHFVKPVNSDGMWKLDGIQQLEE, from the coding sequence ATGAAACTACTCGGGTATTTGGTTCTTCCCCTTACTGTTGTCTGCTTGCTGGCTATTATGGCCGGTGATGCGGATGCGAAAAGAATGGGTGGTGGGAGATCCTTCGGCAGCAAGCCATCTTTTTCAAAGAATTATAATAAACCAACTTCAGCAGCTACTTCCCAGAAGCAGACAAGTGGAACCAACAAGCAGCAGGGCGGTCTTGCCCGTCCCGGTATGGGGCTTCTCGGCGGACTGCTGGCCGGTACTTTTCTCGGCTCAATGCTTGGCGGTTTTGGTGGAATGGGTGGCGGATTTTTCAATATCCTGATCATCGGTTTGCTTGCTTATCTTGGATTTAAATTTTTCAAGTCCCGCAAACGTGGGGCGGATGATATGCATCGTCAGGGTAATTACCAGCGCGGCCCGGATAACTCTCAGGCACAGCACAACAATACAAATAACGATCCTTATGCCCGCAGGGATCAGAACGCTCAGAATGCTTGGGATCACCTTTCATCCAAGCCTTCTTCTCCGCAGTCAGCAGATTCTTCCGCCCAGCAGGGTGGCCCGTCTGTAAATATCCCCGCCGGATTCGATGAAGAAGACTTTCTCGAAGGTGCCAAGGCTGTTTATACCAGACTTCAGAAGTCATGGGATAAGCGCGATATGGCAGATATTGAGCTGTTTGCTAGTGCTGGCGTGCTTAATGAAATCAAGCAACAGGCTCAGGAAGATCCCGGTCCATCTCAGACTGACGTGCTTATGGTAAATGCAAGGCTGCTGGAAGTTAAAGAAGAGGGCGGCGTTACTCACGTAACTGTTTACTATGACGTTCTTCTGCGCGAAGATCCCGCTCAGTCCCAGCCTTCGCAGGCACGTGAAGTCTGGCATTTTGTAAAACCTGTGAATTCTGATGGTATGTGGAAACTGGATGGCATCCAGCAACTTGAAGAATAA
- a CDS encoding response regulator encodes MRILIVEDELASRKFLTHVMTSYGECDSVEDGAEAVLAFIESIESGNRYDLICLDIMMPEMDGQEALKEIREVEKEHDIPHRLETKVMMTTALADPSNVVEAYYKGGASVYLTKPLDVEKIREAMVELGFLKKSIE; translated from the coding sequence ATGAGGATTTTGATTGTTGAAGATGAGCTTGCGAGCAGAAAGTTTCTTACGCATGTGATGACCAGCTATGGCGAATGCGATTCCGTGGAGGATGGTGCGGAAGCCGTGTTGGCTTTTATTGAATCCATCGAATCCGGAAATCGTTATGATTTGATATGTCTGGACATTATGATGCCTGAAATGGACGGACAGGAGGCTTTAAAGGAGATTCGTGAAGTTGAAAAAGAACATGATATCCCTCACAGGCTTGAAACCAAGGTCATGATGACAACAGCACTTGCTGATCCTTCTAATGTAGTAGAAGCGTACTATAAAGGTGGGGCTTCCGTTTATCTAACCAAACCTCTTGATGTTGAAAAAATACGCGAAGCCATGGTTGAACTGGGCTTTTTGAAAAAAAGTATCGAATAG
- a CDS encoding SHOCT domain-containing protein, which yields MFQTISSVFSFISGKYESNPHWDHWPFGPGYGDFWASAAKMLFVAAILGVIVIFLRVLFGPNGKFRDHDLDREAAEMREKALAQLEEDLKSGKISEVDYKFKKKRILY from the coding sequence ATGTTCCAGACAATATCATCCGTATTTTCATTTATATCAGGCAAATATGAAAGCAATCCGCATTGGGACCACTGGCCATTCGGTCCCGGATATGGGGATTTCTGGGCCTCAGCCGCCAAGATGCTCTTTGTAGCGGCAATTCTCGGTGTAATCGTTATTTTCCTGCGGGTTCTCTTTGGTCCCAACGGTAAATTCAGGGACCATGACCTCGACCGTGAGGCCGCGGAAATGCGTGAAAAAGCCCTTGCACAATTGGAAGAAGACCTGAAATCAGGTAAAATTTCCGAAGTCGATTACAAATTTAAGAAAAAAAGAATCTTATACTAG
- a CDS encoding HD domain-containing protein, with protein MKHLKTIFSEFVSPYLQNASDKERPDIQLKIDHSFDVFENSRNICESLPLTPELVDTAKIAALFHDTGRFPQYRKYGTFIDANSCNHGKLGARTVLKNKLLDKLPRKQRNTVLGAIALHNRSELPGFISDELRICTEIVRDSDKIDIIKVLIPHLTGVQSGNEVPLMGLTESPDKVTDAVLLAVKEGKQGAYQEMRCLNDFRLLLLSWAYDLNFQWSRKEMIKRGYVETLMGQLPDTDQIQALHSPIIEQLNS; from the coding sequence ATGAAACACCTGAAGACAATTTTCAGCGAATTCGTCAGTCCTTATCTGCAAAACGCCAGTGACAAGGAACGACCGGATATTCAGCTGAAAATAGATCACTCCTTTGATGTTTTCGAGAACAGCCGGAACATCTGCGAATCTTTACCGCTTACCCCCGAACTGGTCGACACAGCCAAGATCGCAGCCCTGTTCCACGATACAGGAAGATTCCCGCAGTATCGTAAGTACGGAACATTCATAGATGCAAACTCCTGCAATCACGGTAAACTGGGAGCCAGAACTGTTTTAAAAAACAAGCTTCTGGACAAACTACCCCGGAAGCAGCGCAATACGGTCCTCGGCGCAATAGCCCTGCACAACCGTAGCGAACTGCCCGGTTTCATCTCTGATGAGCTTAGGATTTGTACGGAAATCGTCCGGGACTCGGACAAAATAGATATCATCAAAGTACTGATCCCCCATTTGACCGGAGTTCAATCCGGCAACGAAGTCCCACTAATGGGGCTGACCGAGAGCCCCGATAAAGTAACCGATGCGGTCCTTCTGGCAGTTAAAGAAGGTAAGCAGGGAGCTTATCAGGAAATGCGCTGCCTAAATGATTTCCGTCTGCTCCTGCTCAGCTGGGCCTATGATCTGAATTTTCAATGGTCGCGAAAAGAAATGATAAAACGCGGATACGTTGAAACCCTCATGGGCCAGCTTCCTGACACAGATCAAATACAAGCCCTGCATAGTCCGATAATAGAACAGCTTAACTCTTGA
- a CDS encoding NAD(P)/FAD-dependent oxidoreductase, producing MTETNYDIIILGAGPAGLQAAIHSARKGLKVLILGKNDKSSLWWAHIENFCCTLEISGEQILKTGQQQAESFGAVFFNEDVLKIKTPDLMDLSGAGFTVTSETKEFKTKAIIICTGTTRNKLGVPGEKDLFGKGVSYCVECDGNFFRGEEVAIVGGESAAAGGALHLSHLASKVHLASKEFNFAPELMEKLKAENIIIHEGVEVEEITGGSGVDGLVFKDGSKLDVTGVFIELGAKGVMSLAAELGIQLDESMKFIETDKQQRTNVPGIFAAGDICGPPLQMAKAVGEGCVAGLSAAKYVRKA from the coding sequence ATGACCGAAACCAACTACGACATTATCATTCTGGGAGCAGGTCCTGCGGGTTTGCAGGCCGCTATTCATTCCGCAAGAAAAGGACTTAAAGTTCTCATCCTTGGTAAAAACGACAAGAGCAGTCTCTGGTGGGCACACATTGAAAACTTCTGCTGTACACTCGAAATTTCCGGTGAACAAATTCTGAAAACAGGACAGCAACAGGCTGAAAGCTTCGGTGCGGTTTTCTTCAATGAAGATGTTCTGAAGATCAAAACCCCTGACCTCATGGACCTCAGCGGAGCCGGTTTTACTGTTACTTCCGAGACGAAAGAATTCAAAACCAAAGCAATCATCATCTGCACCGGAACCACCCGCAACAAGCTCGGTGTACCGGGTGAAAAGGATCTTTTCGGCAAAGGCGTGAGCTATTGCGTGGAATGCGACGGCAACTTCTTCAGAGGCGAGGAAGTGGCTATCGTGGGCGGTGAAAGTGCCGCAGCAGGCGGGGCTCTCCATCTTTCTCACCTTGCATCCAAGGTTCACCTTGCTTCCAAAGAATTCAATTTCGCCCCCGAACTGATGGAAAAACTCAAAGCCGAAAACATCATCATTCACGAAGGTGTTGAAGTTGAAGAGATCACCGGAGGAAGCGGTGTTGACGGTCTTGTGTTCAAGGATGGCAGTAAACTGGATGTAACAGGTGTTTTTATTGAACTTGGTGCCAAGGGAGTTATGTCCCTTGCCGCTGAACTGGGCATCCAACTGGATGAATCCATGAAATTTATTGAAACGGACAAGCAGCAGCGCACCAATGTTCCCGGCATATTTGCCGCCGGAGATATTTGCGGACCGCCGCTCCAGATGGCGAAAGCCGTCGGAGAAGGATGTGTGGCAGGTTTAAGCGCAGCTAAATACGTTCGTAAAGCTTAA
- a CDS encoding acid phosphatase has product MKLRLICILLALFCVSGCVASKARKVKAPAEMVSLPEMRERVIAYHESGQYEKDVARKAAQVKDAVIKSLQDQVKYPAVLVVVEDVLLSTYRARKKQGFSDNSAAKSDLESHVILSALPPVVPSIALFDFFHERNIPVFFVSYRPEGFRVPVMENLSKSGFFGWQKLFMMPPDYPEDSNYCEEVRKGLQISGYNIVATIGVLPEDVSGEFSGTAVLYPNYIYSER; this is encoded by the coding sequence TTGAAGTTACGTTTGATTTGTATTTTGCTTGCTTTGTTTTGTGTCAGCGGCTGTGTTGCTTCCAAAGCACGTAAAGTGAAAGCACCTGCTGAGATGGTTTCCCTGCCGGAAATGCGGGAGCGGGTCATCGCTTATCATGAGAGCGGTCAGTATGAGAAAGACGTTGCCCGTAAAGCTGCACAGGTAAAGGATGCTGTAATAAAAAGTTTACAGGATCAGGTGAAATATCCGGCAGTGTTGGTTGTAGTGGAAGATGTTCTGCTCTCAACTTACAGGGCGCGTAAGAAACAAGGCTTTTCTGATAATTCGGCTGCTAAGAGTGATCTGGAATCCCATGTTATTTTGAGTGCGCTTCCCCCGGTTGTTCCTTCAATTGCCCTTTTTGATTTTTTTCATGAACGCAATATTCCGGTCTTTTTTGTTTCTTACAGACCAGAAGGGTTCAGGGTACCGGTTATGGAGAATCTGTCCAAGTCAGGATTTTTCGGCTGGCAGAAATTGTTTATGATGCCACCCGATTACCCGGAAGATTCAAATTATTGCGAGGAAGTTCGTAAGGGCTTGCAGATTTCCGGCTATAACATAGTCGCAACTATCGGGGTGTTGCCGGAAGATGTTTCGGGAGAGTTTAGCGGAACCGCTGTACTTTATCCCAATTATATTTATTCTGAGCGTTAA